One Gossypium hirsutum isolate 1008001.06 chromosome A11, Gossypium_hirsutum_v2.1, whole genome shotgun sequence genomic window carries:
- the LOC107961912 gene encoding F-actin-capping protein subunit alpha isoform X1, giving the protein MAEEEETELSDDQKKGIAKWFLVNAPAGEIQYVSRDLKLVLNDDDVYNEAASEAFPVYNKCHLISLKMPGGFGDVLVTSYGELQDNEYLDPKTAQVAIVDHVKQACTKVRPATDEELPSAYVEEYRCALEAEILKYVAEAYPKGSCSVYCTNGKDVEEPGSDFDLVVVIAAARLSPQNFCNGSWRTIWNIEFKDDIQKLELNGKLQVGSFSSQVGAHYFEEGNVQLDTKHECRDSTMFQSPDDTAISVANLIRRHETAYMASLEESYFKLSDNTFKDLRRKLPITRTLFPWRSTRQFSLKREISEELGIGK; this is encoded by the exons ATGGCGGAAGAAGAAGAAACAGAGCTGAGCGATGATCAAAAGAAAGGAATCGCCAAATGGTTCCTCGTAAACGCTCCCGCTGGAGAAATCCAATATGTCTCCAGAG ATTTAAAATTGGTTTTGAATGATGATGATGTGTATAATGAGGCAGCATCGGAGGCGTTTCCCGTTTACAACAAATGTCACCTCATTTCCCTCAAAATGCCTGGTGGATTCGGTGAT GTGTTGGTTACATCATATGGGGAGCTTCAGGATAACGAGTACCTAGACCCCAAGACTGCCCAAGTTGCCATAGTCGATCATGTCAAACAG GCTTGTACAAAGGTGAGACCTGCTACTGATGAGGAGCTTCCTTCTGCATATGTTGAGGAATACCG CTGTGCTCTAGAAGCAGAAATACTGAAGTATGTTGCCGAAGCTTATCCAAAAGGTTCTTGTTCAGTCTACTGTACTAATGGAAAAGATGTGGAGGAACCTGGATCTGATTTTGACCTTGTTGTAGTGATTGCTGCCGCTCGACTTAGCCCCCAAAATTTTTG CAATGGAAGTTGGCGGACAATATGGAATATAGAGTTCAAAGATGATATTCAAAAGCTGGAATTAAATGGCAAATTGCAG GTCGGTTCTTTCTCTTCTCAGGTTGGTGCGCACTATTTTGAGGAGGGGAATGTGCAATTAGATACAAAACATGAATGTAGAGATTCAACAATGTTTCAG TCTCCCGATGATACTGCAATTTCTGTAGCCAATCTTATTCGCCGCCATGAGACAGCATACATGGCATCTCTTGAG GAATCTTATTTTAAGTTGTCAGATAACACTTTCAAG GATCTTCGGAGGAAACTTCCGATTACTCGGACCTTATTTCCGTGGCGTAGCACTAGGCAATTCAGCCTGAAAAGAGAGATATCAGAAGAACTCGGAATTGGGAAGTGA
- the LOC107961912 gene encoding F-actin-capping protein subunit alpha isoform X2 translates to MAEEEETELSDDQKKGIAKWFLVNAPAGEIQYVSRDLKLVLNDDDVYNEAASEAFPVYNKCHLISLKMPGGFGDVLVTSYGELQDNEYLDPKTAQVAIVDHVKQACTKVRPATDEELPSAYVEEYRCALEAEILKYVAEAYPKGSCSVYCTNGKDVEEPGSDFDLVVVIAAARLSPQNFCNGSWRTIWNIEFKDDIQKLELNGKLQVGAHYFEEGNVQLDTKHECRDSTMFQSPDDTAISVANLIRRHETAYMASLEESYFKLSDNTFKDLRRKLPITRTLFPWRSTRQFSLKREISEELGIGK, encoded by the exons ATGGCGGAAGAAGAAGAAACAGAGCTGAGCGATGATCAAAAGAAAGGAATCGCCAAATGGTTCCTCGTAAACGCTCCCGCTGGAGAAATCCAATATGTCTCCAGAG ATTTAAAATTGGTTTTGAATGATGATGATGTGTATAATGAGGCAGCATCGGAGGCGTTTCCCGTTTACAACAAATGTCACCTCATTTCCCTCAAAATGCCTGGTGGATTCGGTGAT GTGTTGGTTACATCATATGGGGAGCTTCAGGATAACGAGTACCTAGACCCCAAGACTGCCCAAGTTGCCATAGTCGATCATGTCAAACAG GCTTGTACAAAGGTGAGACCTGCTACTGATGAGGAGCTTCCTTCTGCATATGTTGAGGAATACCG CTGTGCTCTAGAAGCAGAAATACTGAAGTATGTTGCCGAAGCTTATCCAAAAGGTTCTTGTTCAGTCTACTGTACTAATGGAAAAGATGTGGAGGAACCTGGATCTGATTTTGACCTTGTTGTAGTGATTGCTGCCGCTCGACTTAGCCCCCAAAATTTTTG CAATGGAAGTTGGCGGACAATATGGAATATAGAGTTCAAAGATGATATTCAAAAGCTGGAATTAAATGGCAAATTGCAG GTTGGTGCGCACTATTTTGAGGAGGGGAATGTGCAATTAGATACAAAACATGAATGTAGAGATTCAACAATGTTTCAG TCTCCCGATGATACTGCAATTTCTGTAGCCAATCTTATTCGCCGCCATGAGACAGCATACATGGCATCTCTTGAG GAATCTTATTTTAAGTTGTCAGATAACACTTTCAAG GATCTTCGGAGGAAACTTCCGATTACTCGGACCTTATTTCCGTGGCGTAGCACTAGGCAATTCAGCCTGAAAAGAGAGATATCAGAAGAACTCGGAATTGGGAAGTGA
- the LOC107961902 gene encoding 26S proteasome regulatory subunit 6A homolog, whose translation MATAMVEDSSFEEDQLASMTTEDIVRASRLLDNEIRILKEEMQRTNLELDSYKEKVKENQEKIKLNKQLPYLVGNIVEILEMNPEDEAEEDGANIDLDSQRKGKCVVLKTSTRQTIFLPVVGLVDPDKLKPGDLVGVNKDSYLILDTLPSEYDSRVKAMEVDEKPTEDYNDIGGLEKQIQELVEAIVLPMTHKERFQKLGVRPPKGVLLYGPPGTGKTLMARACAAQTNATFLKLAGPQLVQMFIGDGAKLVRDAFQLAKEKSPCIIFIDEIDAIGTKRFDSEVSGDREVQRTMLELLNQLDGFSSDERIKVIAATNRADILDPALMRSGRLDRKIEFPHPTEEARARILQIHSRKMNVHPDVNFEELARSTDDFNGAQLKAVCVEAGMLALRRDATEVNHEDFNEGIIQVQAKKKASLNYYA comes from the exons ATGGCGACCGCCATGGTCGAAGATTCGAGCTTCGAAGAGGACCAGTTGGCTTCGATGACCACCGAGGACATCGTCCGAGCTTCTCGTCTTCTAGATAACGAGATTCGAATTCTCAAG GAGGAGATGCAAAGGACAAATCTCGAGTTAGATTCGTACAAAGAGAAGGTTAAAGAGAATCAAGAAAAGATCAAGCTTAACAAGCAATTGCCTTACTTGGTTGGCAACATCGTCGAG ATATTAGAGATGAATCCCGAAGACGAGGCAGAGGAAGATGGTGCCAACATTGATCTTGATTCACAGAGGAAGGGTAAATGTGTTGTACTGAAAACCTCAACTCGTCAG ACCATCTTTCTACCTGTGGTCGGACTTGTTGACCCTGATAAATTGAAGCCTGGTGATTTGGTTGGCGTCAATAAAGACAGCTACTTGATATTGGATACTCTGCCATCTGAATACGACTCTCGAGTAAAGGCTATGGAGGTTGATGAGAAACCAACCGAGGATTACAATGACATTGGTGGGTTGGAAAAGCag ATCCAAGAACTAGTTGAGGCTATTGTGTTGCCTATGACTCATAAAGAACGGTTTCAAAAGCTAGGAGTTCGACCACCCAAGGGTGTGCTCTTATACGGACCTCCTGGTACTGGAAAAACCCTGATGGCCCGTGCTTGTGCGGCACAAACAAATGCAACATTTCTGAAGCTAGCAGGTCCGCAACTGGTTCAG ATGTTCATCGGAGATGGAGCGAAACTTGTCCGTGATGCCTTTCAGCTTGCAAAAGAAAAATCTCCATGCATCATTTTTATTGATGAAATCGATGCAATCGGTACGAAGCGTTTTGATAG TGAAGTGAGTGGAGATAGGGAGGTTCAACGAACAATGTTGGAACTGCTCAACCAGCTTGATGGCTTTAGCAGTGACGAGCGTATTAag GTAATAGCAGCTACTAACCGAGCTGATATCCTTGACCCTGCTCTCATGCGTTCCGGTCGATTGGATCGTAAAATTGAATTCCCACATCCCACTGAAGAAGCAAGAGCCCGAATCCTTCAG ATCCACTCAAGGAAGATGAACGTTCATCCGGATGTCAATTTCGAAGAACTTGCTCGTTCGACCGATGATTTTAATGGAGCACAGCTGAAAGCTGTTTGCGTAGAGGCAGGCATGCTAGCACTTCGCCGAGATGCAACTGAG GTGAATCATGAGGATTTCAATGAAGGTATAATTCAGGTTCAAGCTAAGAAGAAGGCAAGCTTAAATTACTACGCATGA